Sequence from the Sphingomonas sp. SORGH_AS_0950 genome:
GGCGGCGATACCGGCTGGAACCTCGATGGCCGTGCGCACATGCCGTACCGCATTCCGCTCCAGCCCCTGACCTACAGCTTCACCATCGGAGCGGCCCGTTGAAGACCCTGCTGACGCTTTCGCTGTTGCTCGCCGCCGGTCCGGTCGCCGCGCAGGACGTGCCCGACCGCATCGCCAGGTCGCTGGCCCTTCGCGAGCAATGGCAATGGCTGACCCGCGACATCGCCTCCCCCGCCGAGTGGGACGCGGACGGACGGCATTTCCATTATCGCAAGACGGTGGCGGGCGGCTTCGCCTTCGTCGATGTGGACGCAACCAGCCGCGCCAAGGCCCCCGCCTTCGACGCCGCCGCGCTCGCCCCCGCACTGGCCAGGGTCATGGGCAAGCCGATCGCACCGCTCCGCCTGCCCTTCGATCATTTCGCCTATACGCCCGATCGTTCGGCGATCACCTTCAGCATCGGCTATGAGGACGGCGTCACCTATCGCTGCGTCCTCGCCCGGCCCGCCTGCACCGTCGTCCCGCCGGAAAACCCCGGCCGCCCGCGCGGCTTCGGCGTGGTGCGCGACCTGCGCGTGCCCGCCGACAACCATCCCCGCCTCTCGCCCGGCGGCAGGCTGGAGGCGCTGGTCCTCGACGACAATCTGGTCGTGCGCGAGGCCGGGGGCGGCAAGGAATTGTGGCGGTCCCAGGACGGCAGCCCCGCCAATTTCTACGATCCCGAGACGATCGCCTGGAGCCCGGACGGCCAGCATATCGCGCTCCAGCGCGTCCGCCCCGGCTATCCCCGCATGGTCACCCGCGTCCTCGCCGCGCCGCCGGGCAAGGTCCAGCCCGAGGTCGTCCAGCAACTCTATCCCAAGCCCGGCGACGCGGTGGATCAGGAGGCACCCGTCCTGTTCCGCGTCGCCGACGGCAAGCGGACCGAGATCGACCCGTCGCTGTTCGCAAATGCCTATACCCTGTCGGCCCCGACCTGGCGGGCGGATGGCAAGAGCTTCGCCTTCGACGATCTGAAGCGCGGCTTCGGCGAGGCGAAGATCATCGCGGTCGATGCCGATACCGGCAAGGCGCATGCCGCCGTGACCGAAACCGCGAAGACCTTCGTCTTTCGCGACCGCATCTGGTCGCATGACGTGAAGGATAGGGGCCGCGAGATTCTCTGGGCGTCGGAGCGGGACGGCTGGCGGCATCTCTATATGATCGACGGCACGACCGGCCGGATCGTTCGCCAGATCACCAAGGGCCAATGGATCGTCCGCGACATCGCCAAGGTCGATGACGACAAGCGCCAGATCTGGTTCTCGGCCAGCGGCTTCGTGCCCGGCGAAGACCCTTATTACAAGCAATGGTTCCGGGTCGATTTCGACGGCCGCAACCTGACCCGGCTGACCCGGGAGAATGCGACGCACGAGGTCCGCTTCTCCCCCGACATGACGACCTATGTGGACGTCTATTCGCGCACCGACCTGCCGGAGACGATGGAACTGCACGACGCGCGCGACGGTCGCCTGATCCAGACTTTGGAAAAGGGCGACATCACCGCACTGGCCGCCGCCGGATTCCGCCCGCCCGAACGCTTCTCCGCCAAGGGGCGTGACGGGAAGACCGATATTTACGGCCTGGTCGTCCGCCCGCGCGATTACGATCCCGCCAAGCGCTATCCGGTGATCGAGAATATCTATGCCGGGCCGCATGACAGTTTCGTGCCCAAGGCGTTCTGGCCGTTCGGCGGATTTTCCGGCGGCGACAAGGTCATGGGGATGCAGCAGCTCGCCGATCTGGGCTTCATCGTGGTGATGATCGACGGCATGGGCACCGCCAACCGCTCCAAGGCGTTCCACGACGTCGCCTGGAAGAACCTGGCCGATAGCGGCTTTCCCGACCGAATCGCCTGGATGAAGGCGCTGGCGGCGAAGGACCCCGCCGTCGACCTTTCCCGCGTCGGCATCTATGGCGGCTCGGCGGGCGGACAGAGCACGCTGAACGCGCTGCTGTTCCACCCCGATTTCTACAAGGCCGGGGTCGCCTATGCCGGGTGTTTCGACAACCGGATGGACAAGATCGACTGGAACGAACAATGGCTCGGCTATCCGGTCGACCAGAGCTATCTGGACGCCTCGGGCGTGGTCCATGCGCACCAGTTGCAGGGCAAGCTGATGCTGGTCGTCGGCGAGCAGGATTCCAATGTCGATCCCGCCAGCACGACCCAGGTGGTCGATGCGCTGATCAAGGCGGACAAGGATTTCGACCTGCTGGTCATCCCCGGCGGCGAGCATACCGCCGGGCGCAGCAGCGGCCCGGTGGCCTATGCGATGCGGCGGCAATATGCCTTCTTCCTGAAGGCGTTGCGCGGGGAGGAATAGCACCCTTCCCTCAGCCACAATAGCACCACCCCGGCGAAGGCCGGGGTCCAGTTTCGGCGTTCCATCGGGCGCCCCACGAGCGACACGGCAACTGGGCCCCGGCCTCCGCCGGGGCGGACGGCGGGGGTTGGGAAGGGAATAGCGGTGTTGCCTCCCGCCCTCCCCGCGCCTATCGCTCGCCCTGCGACAGGTTCCCCTTCGGGGGATGAAAAGGGAATGGGGTGCGATGCCCCGGCTGCCCCTGCAACTGTAAGCGGCGAGCCATCCGCCATGACGCCATTGGGGAAACCCGAGAAGGCGGCGGACCGGCACCGACCCGCGAGCCAGGAGACCTGCCCGTCGCGGTCGTCTTTCGGCCGGTCAGGGTGTACCGGGCGGACGGGGCTATCCCCTCGCGCGACGACAGCGCCTTTGTGGAGACATGCCCCGATGACCGAGCCCTGTTCATGCTGAAACCCGCCGCGAACGGTCCCGCCGTGGTCGCCTGCAACACCTGTCGCCTGTCCGACGATGCGCGCGAGGACGCCGAAGGGCGGCGCGGCGGCGCGCTGCTGGTCGAGGCGTTGCGCGCGGTGAAAGCCTCCGACCCGGCCTATGCGGATGTGGCGGTCGAGGAGATGCCCTGCCTCTTTGCCTGCCAGTCCTTCTGCACGGTCCATCTTCGCTGCCCCGGCAAGGTCGGCTATGTGATGGGCAAATTCGCCCCCGACGAGGAGGCCGCGCGTGCGATCCTGGACTATGCGCGCGCCTATGCCGACAGCGATTGGGGACAGGTGCCGTACAAGCAATGGCCGCAAGGGGTGAAGGGCCATTTCCTGACCCGCACGCCGCCCGAGGGATTCATCGTCGAATGAGCGCTTTCCCGACCATCGCCAGCTTCGAGACGACCCTGGCCGTGTTGCCCGCGCCGGATACCGGCGCGCGCGACGCCGCCGCGCGGCGGCAGGGACAGCTGACCAAGCCGCCGGGCTCGCTCGGACGGCTGGAGGACATCGCGATCTTCCTGGCCGGATGGCAGGGGCGCGAGCGGCCCCGGATCGATCGCGGTCGCGCGGTGATCTTCGCGGGCAATCACGGCGTGGTCGCGCGCGGGGTCAGCGCCTTTCCGGCGGAAGTGACCGCGCAGATGGTCGCCAATTTCGCCGCCGGGGGCGCCGCGATCAACGCGCTGGCCGCCGCCGCCGGGCTGGACCTGTCGGTCGTGCCGCTCGACCTCGACCGGCCGACGGTCGACTTCACCACCGGCCCGGCGATGAGCGAGGCGGAATGCCTGGCCGCGCTGTCGGCGGGGGCGGCGGCGGTCGGCGATGCCGACCTGCTGGTGCTGGGCGAGATGGGGATCGGCAACACCACCCCCGCCGCCGCGCTGGCCGCCGCCAGTTTCGGGGGCGATCCCGCCGACTGGGTCGGTCCCGGCACCGGGGTGGATGCACGCGGCCTGTCGCGCAAGGCGACGGTGGTGGCCGAGGGGCTGGCGCTGCACCACGAGCATCTGACCAGCGCGTTCGAGCTGCTGCGCCGTCTGGGCGGGCGGGAGATCGCGGCGATGGCGGGGGCGATCCTGACGGCACGCACCCGCGGCGTGCCGGTGGTGCTGGACGGCTTCATCGGCACCGCCGCGATCGCGCCGCTGGCGCTGGTCAATCCCGCGATCACCGCCCATTGCCTGGCGGGCCATTGCTCGGCGGAGCCCGGCCATATCCGGCTGCTCGACCGGCTGGACCTTGCGCCGATCCTGTCGCTGAACATGCGGCTGGGCGAGGCGAGCGGTGCGGCGGTGGCGGTCCAGGTCATCCGCGCGGCGCTGGCGGCGCATGACGGCATGGCGACCTTTGCCGAGGCGGGCGTGGCGAGCGCGTGAGCGCGTTTCGCCTGCATCTGCTTCGGCATGGCGAGCCCGAGGCGGCGGGGCGGATGCTGGGGCGGACCGACAGTCCGGCGACGGTCGAGGGCATCGCCGCCTGCGCCGCGCGGGGACGCGATCTGGCGGTGACCCGGCGGATCAGTTCGGACCTGTCGCGCGCGCGCGCCTGTGCCGAGGCGATCGGACCCGCCACGGTCGATCCCCGCTGGCGGGAACTGGATTTCGGCGACTGGGACGGGCTGGCGCCCGAAGCGATCGACCGGACCGCGCTCGGCCGGTTCTGGGACGATCCCGATGCCGCCCCCCCGCCGGGCGGGGAGCGCTGGTCCGATCTCGTCGCGCGCGTCGCGGCGGCCATCGCCGAGCTGCCGCCCGAACCGACGCTGGTCGTCACCCATGGCGGCGCGATGCGCGCGGCGCTGCATATCCTGTGCGGGTTCGACCGCCGCGCCGTCTGGGCCTTTGCGCTGCCCTATGCCAGCCTGTTGACGCTGGAGGTATGGGACGGCCGCCCCCGTGCGGCGCAGGTGACGGGACTGGTCACGGCATGAAAGCGCTGATCCTTGCGCTCGGTTTCCTGACCCGCCTGCCCATGCCGCGCGTCGCAGCGGACGAGGCGGATTTCGCGGCGGCGATCCGGCTCTATCCGGTCGCCGGGCTGGTCGTCGGGACGATCGTCGCGGGGGCGGCGTGGCTCGGCCAGCATATCGATCCCTGGGCGGGGGCGCTGGCGGGGCTGGCGGCCTGGGTCTGGGTGACGGGGGCGCTGCATCTCGACGGGCTGGCGGACCTGGCCGACGGGCTGGGCGCGGCGCATGGCGACCGGTCGCGGCTGCTGGCGGTGATGGCCGAGCCGCAGATCGGCAGCTTCGGCGTCGTGGCGCTCGTCATGCAGCTTCTCGCCAAGCTGGTGCTGCTCCACGCAATGCCCGCGCGCGCCTGGCCGATGCTCGCGCTGATCCCGGCGGCGGCGCGGGTCGGGCCGCTGGTCTGGGCGCGCGTCCTGCCGCCGTTGCGCCCCGGCGGGCTGGGGGCGCTGGTGGCGCGCGCGGTGCGGCCGTTCGACATGATCGCCTGGCTGCTGGCGGCGATCCTATTGGGTCTGGCCTGTCCGCCCATCGCCGTCACGCCGCTGCTGATCCTGCCGCTGTCGTTCTGGTTCCGGCGAAGGCTGGGCGGCGTGACCGGCGATGTGCACGGCGCCGGCATCGAGCTGACCGAGACCGGCCTGCTGATCGTCGCCCTCCTCTATCTGGCGTCCTGAGCGATCCGCAACAGCGCGTCGCAATCGACATGCGCCTCCAGCACGGCGGCGATGGCGTCGAGCGCGGCGTCCACATCGGCGCGGTGATCGGGCCCCGCCCCCGCCACGCCGATCCGCGCCAGCCACGCCGCGCGCTGCCCCGCCTCGCCCAGCAGACCATGGACATAGCTGCCCGCGACCAGCCCGTCGGCGCTCATCGCACCCTCCGCCCGGCCATCGGCGAGGTGCCCGACGGGACGTGTGGCATCCGGCCCCTCAGTCCGGCCAAGGTGAATCTCATAACCGGAAAAGGCCGCGCCCAGCGCCTCGCCCGTTACCGGCCGCACCGTCTTTTCGCCGGTCAGCACCGTCTCGACATCCAGCAGCCCCAGCCCCGCGACGCTGCCCGCCGGGCCCTCGACGCCATCCGGATCGGCCACCCGCTGCCCGAGCATCTGATAGCCGCCGCACAGGCCAAGTACCGGCCGCCCGCGCCGGTGGTGCGCGGCGATGTCGATATCCCACCCCTGCGCGCGGACGAAGGCCAGGTCGGCGATGGTCGTCTTCGATCCCGCCAGCACGATCATCGCGGCATCGGGAATCGGTTGGCCGGGACGGACCATGACCAGATCGACTTGAGGTTCGAGGCGCAGCGGATCGAGATCGTCGAAATTGGCGATGCGCGGGGTGATCGGACAGGCGATGACCACCCGCCCCCCGGTCCCGGCGGCGGGCCGCTCCAGCGCCACCGCATCCTCGCTCGGCAGGCGGCGCGCGTCCGCCAGCCAGGGGATCAGCCCCAGCGAATGCCAGCCGGTATGCCGGGCGATCAGCGCCATGCCATCGGCGAACAGCGCCGGGTCGCCGCGAAACTTGTTGACCAGAAAGCCCCGGATCATCGCGGCATCGGCCGGGTCGATGACCGCCTTGGTCCCCACCAGCGACGCGATCACCCCGCCCCGGTCGATGTCTCCGGCCAGCACCACGGGCACGTTCGCCGCGCGCGCAAAGCCCATATTGGCGATATCGCCGCTGCGCAGATTGACCTCGGCGGGCGAGCCCGCGCCCTCGACGATGACGAGGTCGCAATCCGCCTCCAACCGTCGATAGCATTCCACCACTTCGGGGAGCAGCTCGATCCGCCCCTCGCGCCACTTCGACGCGGGCAGCATCCCGCGCACCTGCCCGCGCACGATCAGTTGCGAGCTGCGATCGCCCTGCGGCTTGAGCAGCACCGGGTTCATGTCGACATGCGGTTCGACCCGCGCCGCCATCGCCTGGGTCGCCTGCGCCCGGCCGATCTCGCCGCCTTGCGGGGTGGCGGCGGCGTTGTTGCTCATATTCTGCGGCTTGAACGGGCGGACGGTCAGCCCGCGATTGGCGAAGACCCGGCACAGCCCCGCCACCAGCACCGACTTGCCGACATCCGACCCGGTGCCCTGGATCATCACGCCAGCCATGCGACACCCCCCGCGACGATCCACAGCAACAGGCAGGCACGGGCATATATCTGCAAGCCCGTCACGATATCGGCGGGCGTCGCGCTTCGGCCGCCGCGCCCGATCCAGGGCTTGATCTGGGTCACCCCGTCATAGCTCACCGGCCCCGCCAGCGCGACGCCCAGTGCCCCCGCCATCGCCGCCTCGGGCCAGCCCGCATTGGGCGAGGCATGGGCGCGCGCATCGCGCTTCATCACCGCCCAGCCGCCCGCGCCCGCCACACAGACCAGCACCCCGGCGATCCGCGCCGGTATCCAGTTCGCGCCGTCGTCGATCCGTGCCGCCGCCCAGCCAAAGGCGCGCCAGCGCGGCTCCTTGTGCCCGATCATGCTGTCGGCGGTGTTGATCGCCTTATAGACCCAGACGCCCGGCAGGCCGAGCAGCAGCAGCCAGAAGAGCGGCGCGACGATGCCGTCGCAGAAACTCTCCGCCAGCGTCTCGATCGCGGCGCGCGACACGCCCGCCTGATCCAGCCTTTGGGTATCGCGCCCCACCACCCGCGCGACCGCCGAGCGGGCGGCGGGCAGGTCGCCGCGCATCAGCGCGTCGGCGACCGGGCGGACATGCCCGTACAGGCTACGCTGCGCCAGCGCGGGCCAGGCCAGGACTGCACTGGCGATCCAGCCCCATCGGCCGAACAGCAGATGCGCCTCGCGGTCCAGCCACCATGCCGCCGCACCAGTCAGCGCGATCAGCCCCAGGATCGTCGCCACCCCCAGCGCCCGGCGGGTCGCCTCGGACCGGTCGGGCCGGTTGCCATGCCGTTCGCAAGCATTGAGGAACCGGGCAAAGCCGCCCACCGGATGCCCGACCCAGGCATAGAGCCGATCGGGCCAGCCGATCGCGGCATCGAGCGCCAGCGCCACCAGCGCGATCGGATCAGCCATCACTCAATACCTTGTCCAGCCGCGCAAGCTCCGCGAGCGAGGCGGGCACGCCGAAACGCAACCGCTGGGGCGCGTCGGCGAAGGGGCGGACGAGAATCCCCGCCGCCGCCAGCCGGTGGAAAACAGACCCCGCGTCCGGTGTCTCGACCATGCGGAACAGCGGACACGCCCCCGTCGCGACCAGCCCGTGCCGCGCCAGCACGGCATCGAGCGCCGCCGCGCGCTCGACCAGCGCGAGGCGAGTCGCCGCGATCCACCCGCGATCGGCATAGGCCGCGCCGCCCCAGACCATCGCATGGCTCGACACCGGCCAGTCGCCCAGCAGGCCGCGAAACCGCGACAGCAACGCGGGCGCAGCGATCACGAAGCCCAGCCGCACGCCCGCCAGCCCGAAGAATTTGCCGAACGAGCGCAGCACCACCACCCGCGCGCCGCCGGTGAAACCGGGATCCGGCATCGCATCGGCAAAGGCTTCGTCCAGGATCAGCCAGCCGCCCGCGTGCGCCTGCGCCTCGGCCAGCCGGGCCAGTGTCCCGCCGGTATGAACCACGCCATCGGGGTTGTTGGGATTGGCGAGCAACAGGCTGCCCGACTGCCCCGCCCAGTTCTCCAGCGCGGCATGATCGACCCGCGTCGTGGCGATCGCGCCGTGCGTGCCATAGCTGGGGCGAAGCGCCACGATCGGCTGGGCCACCCCGAGCAGCGGCAACAGCCGCAACGCCATCTCGCTGCCCGGCACCGCCGCGACGCGCTCGGCCGCGACCCCGAAATGCGCCGCCGCCAATGCCTCCAGCCGCGCGAGCGCGCCGCGATCGGGCAAGGGCCCCGCATCGACGTCCAGCCCCTCGGGCGGCGTCCAGGGAACCGGATTGATGCCGGTCGACAGGTCCAGCCACGGCGCGGGCGCGTTCGGGAACAGCGCCTTGGCCGCATCGATCCGGCCGCCATGATAGGTCAGCGCGGCCATTTCCGCTTGCGTCACAGCCCGGCTCCCGCGATGCGGACGGGCATGCACACGCCCCGCACTATCCTCGTCCTCGGCGGTGCCCGGTCGGGCAAGAGCCGCCATGCCCAGTCGCTGGCCGAGGCGATGACGCCGACCGGCTGCTTCATCGCGACGGCGCAGGCCTGGGACGCGGAGATGCGCGACCGGATTGCACGGCACCAGGCCGACCGCGACGCGCGCTGGACGACCGTGGAGGCGCCGCTCGCGCTGCCCGAGGCCATGGCCGCGCATGGCCGTGCCGACCGGGTGCTGCTGGTCGACTGCCTGACCTTGTGGCTGACCAACCTCTTGCTTGGCGAGGCCGACCTGACGGCGGCGGGGGATGCGCTGGTCGCCGCCATCGCGGACGCGCCCGGCCCCGTCGTGCTGGTCAGCAACGAGGTCGGCTTCGGCATCGTCCCCGACAATGCGCTGGCCCGCCGCTTCCGCGATGCGCAAGGGTCGCTGAACCAGCGGCTGGCGCGGGTCTGCGACGCGACCGACCTGGTGGTCGCCGGGCTGCCCCTTCGTCTTTCAGGAGAGAAATGATGCGAACCGACGCCGAACATGCCGAGCGCATGGCCAAGAAGAAGGTCGCGCAGGACAGGATGGTCGCCGCGCGCGACGCCGAAAAGGGGCTGGTCATCGTCCATACCGGCAAGGGCAAGGGCAAGACGACCGCCGCGCTGGGCATGGTGATCCGCGCGGTCGGCCACGGGATGCGCGTCGGCATGGTCCAGTTCGTCAAGGGCGCGATGACCACCGGCGAGGCGGCGGTGCTGGCGCGCTTTCCCGAGGTGGATTTCCACGCGATGGGCGAGGGCTTCACCTGGAACACCCAGGACCGCACCCGCGACATCGCCACCGCGCGCACCGCCTGGGACGAGGTGAAGCGGATGATCGCCGACCCGGCCTATGACCTGATCGTCGCGGACGAGCTGAACATCGTGTTGCGCTATGACTATCTGCCGGTCGACGAGGTGCTGGAGGTGCTGGCGACCAAGGGCGCGATGACCCATGTCGTCATCACGGGCCGCAACGCCCCCGACGCGCTGATCGCGGCGGCCGATCTGGTGACCGACATGACGCAGGTGAAGCATCCCTTCCGCGAACAGGGCGTGAAGGCGCAGAAGGGGATCGAGTTCTGACCCCCTCCGCCCGGCAGAAGCTTGCGGCGAGGCAATCCGTTTTAAGCCCCTCCTCCCGGAAGGGGGGAGGGGTTTGGGGTGGGGGCCCGGCCACGCGCGACACAATTTGGGGCGCTGCCCTCCCCCATCCCCTCCCGCTTGCGGGAGGGGAGCGGCTAGCGGCGAGTTGAGGGACATCGTCAAAACCCCTCCCCCACCAAATCCCCGCCGCGCCGCAGCAGGTACACATCCATGATCCACCCATGCGCCCGCCGCAGTTCCGCCCGGCGCGCGACGATCCGCTCGGCCACATCCGCCAGCCGCCCGAACTCGATCGCCTGCTGCGCCATGCCCAGATACGCCCCCCACCAGATCGCGACATCCGGCTGATCGAGCGTCGTGAAGGCGCATCCGCCGTCCAGCATCACCGCGACGCTATCCGCCCCCTGCGGCCAGCCCGTTTTGCGCAAGCGCCGCCCGGTCGTCACCATCACCGGCGCGCCGACCGCGTTGAACGGGATGGCATGCGCCGCGCACAGCGCCTGGAGGCTGGTGATCCCCGGCACCACCGTCACCCGCTCCACCGCCGCCAGCCGCCGGGCGATGCGGATCGTGCTGTCATAGAGCGAGGGGTCGCCCCAGACGAGCAGCGCCACCCGCCCGCCATCCGGCAGATGCGCGGCAATCTCCGCCGCCCAGCATTCGGCGATCGCGTCATGCCAATGCTCGACCGTATCGAGATAGGCCCCCTCCGCCGCACGCACCGGCAGGTCGAACTCGACCACCCGCACCTCAGCCCCCATCAGCACCTGCGCGCAAATGTCGCGGCGCAGGTCGATCAGCTCGGCCTTATCGCCTTTACGCGGCAGCAGGATCAGGTCGGCAGCGCGCATCGCAGCCTCGGCGGCACGGGTCAGATGGTCGGGATTGCCCGTGCCGATGCCGATCAGGTCGAGATTGATCACAAATCCTCCATCAACGGGCCATAGAGGATCAGCGCCGCCTTGGCCGACACACCCTCCGCCAGTCGCGCGGCCAGCCCGGCCACGGTCGAGCGGGTCAGCCGCTGGTCGGGACAGCCGACATGCTCAGCCATCAGCGCAGGCGTTTCGGGCGGCAGGCCATGCGCGATCAGCGCCTCGGCCAGCGCGGGGAAGGTCCGCTTGGGCATGAACACCACCGTCGTCGCGCTCGCATCGGCCAGCGCCGCCATGTTGCGGTCGGCGGGCAGCGCGCCGGTCACGTCATGACCGGTCACGAACTGCACCCGCCGCGCCTCCGCCCGCCGGGTCAGCGGAATGGCGGCCGCCGCCGCCGCCGCGCTCGCCGCGCTGACGCCGGGGACGATCTCGAAGCCGATACCGGCCGCCTTCAGCGCGACCATCTCTTCCTCCAGCCGCCCGAAAATGCCGGGATCGCCCGATTTCAGCCGCACCACCCGCTTGCCCGCCAGGGCGTGGTCGACCAGCAGCCGGTCGATCTCCGCCTGTTTGGGCGAGGCGCGGCCCGCCCGCTTGCCCACCGCGATCAGTTCGGCTCCGGGCCGCGCATGGGTCAGCATCGGTCCGGCGGCCAGATCGTCGAACAGCACGACATCGGCCTGCCCCAGGCAGCGCACCGCCTTGAGCGTCAGCAATTCGGGATCGCCCGGCCCCGCGCCGACCAGATGGACGAAGCCGCTCACCACCAGCGCGCCACCAGATGAAAGAAGGTGCCGGTCACCGCCCCCCGCCGCGATCCGGTTTCGGGCACCGCCTCGCCCTGCGCATCGACGACATGCGCAAGCGGCGCGTCGGGCTGTTCGAGGACGGTCGAATAATGGAATTCATGTCCGCCCAATACCGCGCCTTCGGGCATCCCCGCCACCTCGCCCAGCAGCGTCGCACGGCGATAACCCAGATGCATCTTGCGCTTGGCATAGCTGGTCACGAGGCCGAGCAGCCCCGCCATCCGGTGGCTGACGCCCTCGGCATCGATCAGCGCCTCGCCCAGCGCCATATAGCCGCCGCACTCGCCATGGACCGGCCTGGTCCGGGCATGGTCGGCCAGTCCGGCTCGGAACGTCTCCGCCGCCGCCAGCCGCCCGGCGTGAAGCTCAGGGTAGCCGCCGGGCAGCCAGACCAGATCGGCCGACGCATCGGGGGCTTCATCGGCGAGCGGCGAGAAAGGCAAGACCTCCGCCCCGCCCGCGCGCCAGCCCTCCAGCATATGCGGGTAGACGAAGGAAAAAGCCGCATCCTGCGCCAGCGCGATCCGCTGCGCCGGGGGCGGCGGCAGGATCACGTCGGTAGCGGGCGCAGTCTTGGCATAGGCCGCCGCGCGGATCGCTTCCAAGTCGACATGCGCCGCCAGGAACGCCGCATAGTCGCCAATCAGCCGGTCGAGTTCGGGATGCTCGACCGCCTGCACCAGCCCCAGATGCCGCTCGGGCAGCACCAGATCGCCGCGCCGGGGAAGCGCGCCGAAGACCGGCAGGCCGATCTCCTCGAACCCCAGCTTCGCCAGCCGCTCGTGACGCGGGCTCGCCACGCGGTTCAGGATCACGCCGGCCACCCGCAGGTCGGGGTCAAAGCGCGCAAAGCCCAGCGCGGTCGCCGCCGCCGACTGGGCCTGTCCCGACACGTCGATGACCAGCACCACCGGCCAGCCCATCCGCCGCGCCGTCTCCGCGCTGCTGCCCATGCCGGTCGCGCCGGGTCTGGCAACGCCGTCGAACAACCCCATCGAGCCCTCCGCCAGCACCAGTTCGGCATCCGCCCCGCGTTGTCCCAGCGTATCGAGCAGAGGTGCGGGCATCGCCCAGCCGTCGAGGTTGAACGACGCCCGCCCGCACGCCGCGCGGTGGAAGGCGGGGTCGATATAGTCGGGGCCGCTCTTGAACGGCTGCACCGCCACCCCCGCGTCGCGAAACGCGCGGAGCAGGCCCAGCATCACCGTAGTCTTGCCGGTGCCCGAGGCGGGCGCGGCGATCATCAAACCGGGCGTCATTCGACAGTGTTCCCAGGACGATAGCGGCGGTCATAGCCTTCCGCGTACAACCGGCTTTCGGCGAAATCGCTCTGGTCGAGGACGCGCCCGACCAGGATCAGCGCGGTCCGCTCCGGCCCATCGGCGGCGGCGTCCTCGATGGTGGCTAGCGTCGCGCGGACGATGCGCTGCTCGGGCCAGCTGGCGCGCCAGACGATCGCGACGGGGCAGTCCGCGCCGTAATGCGGGGTCAGGTCGGCGACGACCCGGGCCAGATTGTGGATCGACAGATGGATGGCCAGCGTCGATCCCGTCGCGGCGAAAGCGGATAGCGTCTCCCCCTCGGGCATGGCGCTGGCGCGGCCGGGGGTGCG
This genomic interval carries:
- a CDS encoding S9 family peptidase, whose amino-acid sequence is MKTLLTLSLLLAAGPVAAQDVPDRIARSLALREQWQWLTRDIASPAEWDADGRHFHYRKTVAGGFAFVDVDATSRAKAPAFDAAALAPALARVMGKPIAPLRLPFDHFAYTPDRSAITFSIGYEDGVTYRCVLARPACTVVPPENPGRPRGFGVVRDLRVPADNHPRLSPGGRLEALVLDDNLVVREAGGGKELWRSQDGSPANFYDPETIAWSPDGQHIALQRVRPGYPRMVTRVLAAPPGKVQPEVVQQLYPKPGDAVDQEAPVLFRVADGKRTEIDPSLFANAYTLSAPTWRADGKSFAFDDLKRGFGEAKIIAVDADTGKAHAAVTETAKTFVFRDRIWSHDVKDRGREILWASERDGWRHLYMIDGTTGRIVRQITKGQWIVRDIAKVDDDKRQIWFSASGFVPGEDPYYKQWFRVDFDGRNLTRLTRENATHEVRFSPDMTTYVDVYSRTDLPETMELHDARDGRLIQTLEKGDITALAAAGFRPPERFSAKGRDGKTDIYGLVVRPRDYDPAKRYPVIENIYAGPHDSFVPKAFWPFGGFSGGDKVMGMQQLADLGFIVVMIDGMGTANRSKAFHDVAWKNLADSGFPDRIAWMKALAAKDPAVDLSRVGIYGGSAGGQSTLNALLFHPDFYKAGVAYAGCFDNRMDKIDWNEQWLGYPVDQSYLDASGVVHAHQLQGKLMLVVGEQDSNVDPASTTQVVDALIKADKDFDLLVIPGGEHTAGRSSGPVAYAMRRQYAFFLKALRGEE
- a CDS encoding DUF1636 domain-containing protein, whose product is MLKPAANGPAVVACNTCRLSDDAREDAEGRRGGALLVEALRAVKASDPAYADVAVEEMPCLFACQSFCTVHLRCPGKVGYVMGKFAPDEEAARAILDYARAYADSDWGQVPYKQWPQGVKGHFLTRTPPEGFIVE
- the cobT gene encoding nicotinate-nucleotide--dimethylbenzimidazole phosphoribosyltransferase gives rise to the protein MSAFPTIASFETTLAVLPAPDTGARDAAARRQGQLTKPPGSLGRLEDIAIFLAGWQGRERPRIDRGRAVIFAGNHGVVARGVSAFPAEVTAQMVANFAAGGAAINALAAAAGLDLSVVPLDLDRPTVDFTTGPAMSEAECLAALSAGAAAVGDADLLVLGEMGIGNTTPAAALAAASFGGDPADWVGPGTGVDARGLSRKATVVAEGLALHHEHLTSAFELLRRLGGREIAAMAGAILTARTRGVPVVLDGFIGTAAIAPLALVNPAITAHCLAGHCSAEPGHIRLLDRLDLAPILSLNMRLGEASGAAVAVQVIRAALAAHDGMATFAEAGVASA
- a CDS encoding histidine phosphatase family protein; this encodes MSAFRLHLLRHGEPEAAGRMLGRTDSPATVEGIAACAARGRDLAVTRRISSDLSRARACAEAIGPATVDPRWRELDFGDWDGLAPEAIDRTALGRFWDDPDAAPPPGGERWSDLVARVAAAIAELPPEPTLVVTHGGAMRAALHILCGFDRRAVWAFALPYASLLTLEVWDGRPRAAQVTGLVTA
- the cobS gene encoding adenosylcobinamide-GDP ribazoletransferase, producing the protein MKALILALGFLTRLPMPRVAADEADFAAAIRLYPVAGLVVGTIVAGAAWLGQHIDPWAGALAGLAAWVWVTGALHLDGLADLADGLGAAHGDRSRLLAVMAEPQIGSFGVVALVMQLLAKLVLLHAMPARAWPMLALIPAAARVGPLVWARVLPPLRPGGLGALVARAVRPFDMIAWLLAAILLGLACPPIAVTPLLILPLSFWFRRRLGGVTGDVHGAGIELTETGLLIVALLYLAS
- a CDS encoding cobyric acid synthase, producing MAGVMIQGTGSDVGKSVLVAGLCRVFANRGLTVRPFKPQNMSNNAAATPQGGEIGRAQATQAMAARVEPHVDMNPVLLKPQGDRSSQLIVRGQVRGMLPASKWREGRIELLPEVVECYRRLEADCDLVIVEGAGSPAEVNLRSGDIANMGFARAANVPVVLAGDIDRGGVIASLVGTKAVIDPADAAMIRGFLVNKFRGDPALFADGMALIARHTGWHSLGLIPWLADARRLPSEDAVALERPAAGTGGRVVIACPITPRIANFDDLDPLRLEPQVDLVMVRPGQPIPDAAMIVLAGSKTTIADLAFVRAQGWDIDIAAHHRRGRPVLGLCGGYQMLGQRVADPDGVEGPAGSVAGLGLLDVETVLTGEKTVRPVTGEALGAAFSGYEIHLGRTEGPDATRPVGHLADGRAEGAMSADGLVAGSYVHGLLGEAGQRAAWLARIGVAGAGPDHRADVDAALDAIAAVLEAHVDCDALLRIAQDAR